One genomic window of Glycine soja cultivar W05 chromosome 9, ASM419377v2, whole genome shotgun sequence includes the following:
- the LOC114368332 gene encoding cation/H(+) antiporter 4-like: MDLPPRVNSEMSWSTTKGILPENALPMLQMQMCLIFLATFFLHTFLGRLGVPRFTSMSVVGLIFATTFSEKWAQKCRDLFIFDSQANLGLLSVFGYMLFLFYTGVKTDMSVVHRSRRNATNIGSIAIMAPFLCSMAVVHFHSIKYLDIGQATKLGVISGLFSMTPFSTICTVLSDLKILNSELGRLAQSSTLVTEVFNLFLITILTFSKIVFQEPSRAWFSLAAAVFFVLLVVFIIRPAMFWIIKQTPEGSPVSDHYVYCILILVLLSSYATHRIGFFALFGPCVLGLATPEGPPLGTAITKKIDTFVNWVLVPAFVTTCAMRVDLRDFMNWTEKVNGGVDEFMVQTLIIIVVTSVVKVVACTLPPLYSNMPLNDSVSLALIMNCKGVVEMAGYSMVRDVMGMPDNVFALVMVCIILNATAIPMVLTHLYDPMKKYAGNYTKRNIFDLKTNGELRVLTCIHRPDNIPPTINLLEATFPTKEDPVCAYVLQLIELIGRASPLFVCHQLQKKKRADSNSSMAEKLVDAFQNFEQEFKGALVVNTFTSISPQENMYDDICTLALDKFASLIVLPFHKKWSSDGNFIEIEDESLRELNYRVMERAPCSVGILIERAQMTHIFSPETPYTVCMLFIGGKDDREALFFAKRMTKNPHVRLTVVRFFVDSCNEMNTRDWQGMLDTEILNDIKVNKKVGEAYVNYIEKTVKDGPDTALVIRSLVTEYDLIIVGRQAGVETPQTSGLLQWSEYPELGVLGDLLASTDAAGKASVFVMQQQRTAKDA, translated from the exons ATGGACTTGCCCCCGCGCGTGAATTCAGAGATGTCATGGAGCACCACAAAAGGCATTCTTCCAGAAAATGCTTTGCCAATGTTACAGATGCAGATGTGTCTTATCTTTCTTGCAACCTTTTTCTTGCACACATTTCTGGGTCGTCTAGGAGTCCCCAGATTCACTTCCATGAGCGTC GTTGGCCTAATCTTTGCAACTACCTTCTCAGAAAAATGGGCTCAGAAATGTAGGGACTTGTTCATTTTTGACTCTCAGGCAAATCTGGGGTTGCTTTCAGTATTTGGCTACATGCTTTTCCTCTTCTACACTGGTGTCAAAACAGACATGAGTGTGGTCCACAGGTCTAGAAGAAATGCCACCAACATAGGGTCCATTGCCATAATGGCACCCTTTCTATGTAGCATGGCTGTTGTGCATTTTCACTCAATAAAATACTTAGACATTGGTCAGGCAACAAAACTTGGAGTCATCTCTGGCTTGTTCTCCATGACCCCTTTCTCAACCATTTGCACAGTTTTAAGTGATCTCAAGATCCTCAATTCGGAGTTGGGGAGATTAGCCCAATCCTCAACTTTAGTTACTGAGGTGTTCAACTTGTTCTTGATAACAATCCTAACTTTCTCTAAAATTGTGTTCCAAGAGCCATCAAGAGCTTGGTTTTCCCTCGCAGCTGCAGTTTTCTTTGTGCTATTGGTTGTATTCATCATTCGCCCTGCAATGTTTTGGATCATAAAACAGACCCCAGAGGGTTCCCCAGTTAGTGATCACTATGTCTATTGCATACTCATATtggttttgttatcatcatatGCCACACATCGAATAGGGTTTTTTGCTCTCTTTGGGCCTTGTGTGTTGGGCTTGGCTACCCCAGAGGGGCCTCCATTGGGCACTGCCATCACAAAAAAGATTGACACTTTTGTTAATTGGGTTTTGGTGCCTGCTTTTGTGACCACTTGTGCTATGAGGGTGGACCTAAGAGACTTCATGAATTGGACAGAAAAGGTGAATGGAGGTGTTGACGAGTTCATGGTGCAAACCCTGATTATTATTGTAGTGACTAGCGTTGTCAAAGTTGTTGCATGCACTTTGCCTCCTTTGTACAGCAACATGCCCTTGAATGACTCTGTGTCCCTCGCTTTGATTATGAATTGCAAAGGCGTAGTTGAAATGGCTGGATACTCTATGGTCAGAGATGTCATG GGAATGCCCGATAACGTGTTCGCTCTGGTGATGGTGTGCATCATCCTGAACGCCACAGCAATACCAATGGTCCTGACCCACCTCTACGACCCTATGAAGAAATACGCAGGGAACTACACAAAGCGAAACATCTTCGACCTCAAGACGAACGGCGAGCTTCGAGTCCTCACATGCATCCACAGACCCGACAACATTCCCCCAACAATAAACCTCCTCGAGGCCACATTCCCTACCAAGGAGGACCCTGTCTGCGCCTACGTGCTCCAGCTCATCGAGCTCATCGGCCGCGCCTCCCCACTCTTCGTCTGCCACCAGCtccagaagaagaagagagccgACTCCAACAGCTCCATGGCGGAGAAGCTCGTCGACGCGTTCCAGAACTTCGAGCAGGAGTTCAAGGGCGCGTTGGTGGTGAACACCTTTACGTCGATATCCCCTCAGGAGAATATGTATGATGACATCTGTACTTTGGCCCTGGACAAGTTTGCCTCGCTCATCGTCTTGCCGTTTCACAAGAAATGGTCTTCTGATGGGAACTTCATCGAGATAGAGGACGAGTCATTGCGAGAGTTAAACTATCGTGTCATGGAGAGAGCACCGTGTTCGGTTGGAATTTTAATCGAAAGAGCTCAAATGACCCATATTTTCTCACCTGAAACGCCTTATACTGTATGCATGCTTTTCATTGGAGGAAAAGATGATAGAGAAGcgcttttctttgcaaaaagaatGACCAAGAACCCGCATGTTAGACTCACCGTGGTTAGGTTTTTTGTTGATTCATGCAATGAGATGAACACGAGGGATTGGCAGGGAATGCTTGACACTGAGATTCTGAATGATATAAAGGTGAACAAAAAGGTGGGAGAGGCTTATGTGAACTACATTGAGAAGACTGTGAAGGATGGGCCTGACACGGCTTTGGTGATTAGGTCTTTGGTGACTGAGTATGATTTGATCATTGTTGGAAGACAAGCAGGGGTTGAAACCCCTCAAACTTCAGGGTTGTTGCAGTGGAGTGAGTATCCAGAACTTGGTGTGTTGGGGGATTTGTTGGCTTCAACTGATGCAGCTGGCAAGGCTTCTGTGTTTGTGATGCAGCAACAGAGAACAGCCAAGGATGCTTGA